One segment of Chionomys nivalis chromosome 1, mChiNiv1.1, whole genome shotgun sequence DNA contains the following:
- the Znf384 gene encoding zinc finger protein 384 isoform X8, whose amino-acid sequence MEESHFNSNPYFWPSIPTVSGQIENTMFINKMKDQLLPEKGCGLAPPHYPTLLTVPASVSLSSGISMDTESKSEQLTPHSQASVTQNITVVPVPSTGLMTAGPGLVITSPSGSLVTTASSAQTFPISAPMIVSALPPGSQALQVVPDLSKKVASTLAEEGGGGGGGGGNVAPPKPPRGRKKKRMLESGLPEMNDPYVLAPDDDDDHHKDGKTYRCRMCSLTFYSKSEMQIHSKSHTETKPHKCPHCSKTFANSSYLAQHIRIHSGAKPYSCNFCEKSFRQLSHLQQHTRIHTGDRPYKCAHPGCEKAFTQLSNLQSHRRQHNKDKPFKCHNCHRAYTDAASLEAHLSTHTVKHAKVYTCTICSRAYTSETYLMKHMRKHNPPDLQQQVQAAAAAAAVAQAQAQAQAQAQASQASQQQQQQQQPPPPQPPHFQSPGGAPQGGGGGDSNPNPPPQCSFDLTPYKTAEHHKDICLTVTTSTIQVEHLASS is encoded by the exons ATGGAAGAGTCTCACTTCAATTCTAACCCGTACTTCTGGCCTTCTATCCCCACAGTCTCAGGGCAG aTTGAAAACACAATGTTCATCAACAAGATGAAGGATCAGCTATTGCCAGAAAAGGGCTGTGGACTGGCGCCACCTCACTATCCCACTTTGCTGACAGtgcctgcctcagtgtccctgtCCTCTGGCATTAGCATGGACACAGAGTCCAAGTCAGAGCAGCTGACCCCACACAGTCAGGCATCTGTTACCCAGAACATTACTGTGGTCCCTGTGCCATCTACAGGACTGATGACAGCGG GTCCTGGTTTGGTAATCACATCCCCCTCAGGCTCTCTTGTGACCACAGCGTCATCAGCTCAGACCTTCCCTATATCGGCTCCCATGATTGTCTCAGCTCTTCCCCCTGGCTCACAAGCCCTACAGGTGGTCCCTGACCTCTCCAAGAAGGTAGCATCAACCCTAGCTGAGGAAGGAggcggaggtggtggtggaggtggcaATGTGGCTCCTCCTAAACCTCCTCGGGGCCGCAAGAAGAAGCGGATGCTGGAATCAGGGCTTCCTGAGATGAATGACCCTTATGTCCTTGCCCCTGATGACGACGATGACCATCACAAAGATGGCAAGACCTACAG GTGCCGGATGTGCTCACTGACCTTCTACTCAAAGTCGGAGATGCAGATCCACTCCAAGTCACACACCGAGACCAAGCCCCACAAGTGCCCGCACTGCTCCAAGACCTTCGCCAACAGCTCCTACCTGGCCCAGCACATCCGTATCCATTCGGGGGCCAAGCCCTATAGTTGTAACTTCTGTGAGAAATCCTTCCGCCAGCTTTCCCATCTGCAGCAGCACACCCG AATCCACACCGGTGATAGGCCGTACAAATGTGCACACCCAGGCTGTGAGAAGGCCTTTACACAACTCTCCAATCTGCAG TCTCACAGAAGGCAGCACAACAAAGACAAACCCTTCAAGTGCCACAATTGTCACCGAGCGTACACAGATGCAGCCTCACTAGAGGCTCACTTATCTACACATACGGTGAAGCACGCCAAGGTGTATACCTGCACAATCTGTAGTCGGGCATACACATCG GAAACATACCTTATGAAACACATGCGCAAACACAACCCTCCTGATCTTCAGCAGCAAGTGcaagcggcggcggcggcggcagcagtggcccaggcccaggctcaggctcaggcccaggcccaggcttCCCAGGcatcacagcagcagcagcagcagcaacagcctccaccaccacaaccaccacactTCCAGTCACCTGGGGGAGCTCCccagggtgggggtggtggggacaGCAACCCGAACCCTCCACCCCAGTGTTCCTTTGACCTGACCCCCTATAAGACGGCAGAGCATCATAAAGACATCTGCCTCACTGTCACCACCAGCACCATCCAGGTGGAGCACCTGGCCAGCTCTTAG
- the Znf384 gene encoding zinc finger protein 384 isoform X6 produces the protein MEESHFNSNPYFWPSIPTVSGQIENTMFINKMKDQLLPEKGCGLAPPHYPTLLTVPASVSLSSGISMDTESKSEQLTPHSQASVTQNITVVPVPSTGLMTAGPGLVITSPSGSLVTTASSAQTFPISAPMIVSALPPGSQALQVVPDLSKKVASTLAEEGGGGGGGGGNVAPPKPPRGRKKKRMLESGLPEMNDPYVLAPDDDDDHHKDGKTYRSEGNCGTGNGQSLGLMDSVPGSTTNLLCDPGCRMCSLTFYSKSEMQIHSKSHTETKPHKCPHCSKTFANSSYLAQHIRIHSGAKPYSCNFCEKSFRQLSHLQQHTRIHTGDRPYKCAHPGCEKAFTQLSNLQSHRRQHNKDKPFKCHNCHRAYTDAASLEAHLSTHTVKHAKVYTCTICSRAYTSETYLMKHMRKHNPPDLQQQVQAAAAAAAVAQAQAQAQAQAQASQASQQQQQQQQPPPPQPPHFQSPGGAPQGGGGGDSNPNPPPQCSFDLTPYKTAEHHKDICLTVTTSTIQVEHLASS, from the exons ATGGAAGAGTCTCACTTCAATTCTAACCCGTACTTCTGGCCTTCTATCCCCACAGTCTCAGGGCAG aTTGAAAACACAATGTTCATCAACAAGATGAAGGATCAGCTATTGCCAGAAAAGGGCTGTGGACTGGCGCCACCTCACTATCCCACTTTGCTGACAGtgcctgcctcagtgtccctgtCCTCTGGCATTAGCATGGACACAGAGTCCAAGTCAGAGCAGCTGACCCCACACAGTCAGGCATCTGTTACCCAGAACATTACTGTGGTCCCTGTGCCATCTACAGGACTGATGACAGCGG GTCCTGGTTTGGTAATCACATCCCCCTCAGGCTCTCTTGTGACCACAGCGTCATCAGCTCAGACCTTCCCTATATCGGCTCCCATGATTGTCTCAGCTCTTCCCCCTGGCTCACAAGCCCTACAGGTGGTCCCTGACCTCTCCAAGAAGGTAGCATCAACCCTAGCTGAGGAAGGAggcggaggtggtggtggaggtggcaATGTGGCTCCTCCTAAACCTCCTCGGGGCCGCAAGAAGAAGCGGATGCTGGAATCAGGGCTTCCTGAGATGAATGACCCTTATGTCCTTGCCCCTGATGACGACGATGACCATCACAAAGATGGCAAGACCTACAG GAGCGAAGGGAACTGCGGCACAGGAAATGGACAGAGCCTTGGGCTCATGGATTCAGTTCCCGGCTCCACCACGaacttgctgtgtgaccctgg GTGCCGGATGTGCTCACTGACCTTCTACTCAAAGTCGGAGATGCAGATCCACTCCAAGTCACACACCGAGACCAAGCCCCACAAGTGCCCGCACTGCTCCAAGACCTTCGCCAACAGCTCCTACCTGGCCCAGCACATCCGTATCCATTCGGGGGCCAAGCCCTATAGTTGTAACTTCTGTGAGAAATCCTTCCGCCAGCTTTCCCATCTGCAGCAGCACACCCG AATCCACACCGGTGATAGGCCGTACAAATGTGCACACCCAGGCTGTGAGAAGGCCTTTACACAACTCTCCAATCTGCAG TCTCACAGAAGGCAGCACAACAAAGACAAACCCTTCAAGTGCCACAATTGTCACCGAGCGTACACAGATGCAGCCTCACTAGAGGCTCACTTATCTACACATACGGTGAAGCACGCCAAGGTGTATACCTGCACAATCTGTAGTCGGGCATACACATCG GAAACATACCTTATGAAACACATGCGCAAACACAACCCTCCTGATCTTCAGCAGCAAGTGcaagcggcggcggcggcggcagcagtggcccaggcccaggctcaggctcaggcccaggcccaggcttCCCAGGcatcacagcagcagcagcagcagcaacagcctccaccaccacaaccaccacactTCCAGTCACCTGGGGGAGCTCCccagggtgggggtggtggggacaGCAACCCGAACCCTCCACCCCAGTGTTCCTTTGACCTGACCCCCTATAAGACGGCAGAGCATCATAAAGACATCTGCCTCACTGTCACCACCAGCACCATCCAGGTGGAGCACCTGGCCAGCTCTTAG